The window AATGGGAGGCTGCGAAGGCCTGCAACCTCAGCGGCAACCAGACCTGGGTGCATGTGATCATGCCGCAGGCGATCCCGCCGATGATCCCCGCGCTCGCCAACTATTTCATCGCCATGTTCAAGGAAACGCCGCTTCTCTCGGCCATCACCGTGCTCGAACTGATGAATCAGGCGAAAAGCGTGGCCAACAGTTCCTACCGCTACATCGAGCCGATCACGATGGTCGGCGGCTTCTTCCTCGTGATCAGCCTCTTTTCGGTCGTCCTGCTGCGCTGGCTGGAACACCGCTATGGGACGGTGGAGCGGTGAGCGACCTCCCGGAAATCAGGCAGGCGGCACAGCGTCCCGCACTCGACCCGCGTCCGCTCGAAAAACGGATCGGTCTGGTGATCCTCGCCACCGACCACACGAGCGAACCCGATTTCCGCCGCATGGTCGCCAGCGAGCGGGTCGGTGTCTACGTCGCGCGCATCCCCTACGCAAACCCGACGACGCCGGAAAATCTGCGCAAGATGCAGCCGGCGCTGACCGCCGGAACGCGCCTGATCCTGCCCGATGAGGAACTGGACGCGATCTGCTACTCCTGCACGTCGGCGTCGGTCGTGATCGGCGATGCCGAGATCGAGGCGGCGATCGGCGCGGCGAAGCCGGGCGCGCCCGTGGTGACGCCGCCGGCTGCGGCCATACGCGGCATGAATGCGCTGGGCGTCCGCCGCATCAGCCTGCTGACCCCCTACACGGTCGAGACCACGCGACCGATGGCGTCCTACTTCGCCGGCCACGGCTTCGACCTTGCGAGCGTCACCTGCCTCGGTTTCGATGACGATCGCGACATGGCGCGCATTCCTCACCAGGCGATCGTCGAGGCCGCAAAGGCGGCGATCGCGCCCGACGCCGAGGCGCTGTTCATCTCCTGCACGGCCTTGCGCGCGGCGCATGTCGCGGCCGAGATCGAAGCTGCGATCGGCCGGCCCGTCGTGACCAGCAATCAGGCCACGGCCTGGAACTGCATGCGGCTGTGCGGCGACGAAACGGCAC is drawn from Mesorhizobium sp. CAU 1732 and contains these coding sequences:
- the eutA gene encoding ectoine utilization protein EutA, which codes for MSDLPEIRQAAQRPALDPRPLEKRIGLVILATDHTSEPDFRRMVASERVGVYVARIPYANPTTPENLRKMQPALTAGTRLILPDEELDAICYSCTSASVVIGDAEIEAAIGAAKPGAPVVTPPAAAIRGMNALGVRRISLLTPYTVETTRPMASYFAGHGFDLASVTCLGFDDDRDMARIPHQAIVEAAKAAIAPDAEALFISCTALRAAHVAAEIEAAIGRPVVTSNQATAWNCMRLCGDETARPEWGRLMTLGLAQPQ